The proteins below are encoded in one region of Sphingobacterium sp. R2:
- a CDS encoding 2-hydroxyacid dehydrogenase — MKIFITKKIPQKGIDLLQSAGHEITIHESASPLSENELIEASQQCNYVLNGGMQKFDAHFFENCPNLKALSLMSVGYDNVDISAATQHGIPVSNTPGILSGATADVAFLLMLAVSRKAFFNHKRILQGKWEGFDPTENLGIELNNKTLGIFGLGRIGFELARKARAAYNMEIIYYNRSRNEEAERVLGAKYVHFDELLTRSDVLSIHAALTAETKSSFDKNAFARMKNSAILVNTARGGLVNEFDLRAALKAGELWGAGLDVTDPEPMTPDNPLLGMDNVCILPHIGSATVETRDNMALMAANNLLAAIRGEKMPQIINGEVYQ; from the coding sequence ATGAAGATATTCATCACAAAAAAAATTCCACAAAAAGGCATAGATCTATTACAATCCGCAGGCCACGAGATTACAATTCACGAATCCGCCAGCCCACTGTCCGAAAATGAGCTCATCGAAGCCAGCCAACAATGCAACTATGTTCTTAACGGTGGGATGCAAAAGTTTGATGCCCATTTTTTCGAAAACTGCCCCAACCTGAAAGCCCTATCACTCATGAGCGTCGGCTATGATAATGTGGATATTTCAGCCGCCACACAGCACGGAATCCCTGTAAGTAACACCCCGGGTATACTCTCTGGGGCAACAGCAGACGTCGCTTTTCTTTTAATGCTAGCGGTATCAAGAAAAGCATTTTTCAACCATAAAAGAATATTGCAGGGTAAATGGGAAGGGTTCGATCCTACTGAAAACCTAGGCATCGAACTCAACAATAAAACACTGGGCATCTTTGGACTGGGACGTATTGGCTTTGAACTAGCCCGAAAAGCCAGAGCAGCGTATAACATGGAAATTATCTACTATAATCGAAGTAGAAATGAAGAAGCAGAACGGGTTTTGGGTGCTAAATATGTACATTTCGATGAATTGCTAACGCGTAGCGACGTACTTTCCATACATGCTGCCTTGACAGCGGAAACTAAGAGCAGTTTTGACAAAAATGCATTTGCGCGCATGAAAAACTCCGCTATATTGGTCAATACAGCAAGAGGTGGATTGGTCAATGAATTCGATCTGAGAGCGGCACTGAAGGCTGGCGAATTATGGGGCGCAGGACTTGACGTGACAGACCCTGAACCGATGACACCAGATAACCCGCTCTTAGGAATGGACAATGTATGCATTCTTCCTCACATCGGGTCGGCCACCGTAGAAACCAGGGATAATATGGCTTTAATGGCTGCTAACAATTTATTGGCAGCAATCAGAGGTGAAAAAATGCCACAAATCATCAATGGAGAAGTTTATCAATAA